The DNA window TCTTATCGCCAGCAGAATAACGTAAATGACACGGTGATCATTCGCCTCGAACAACTTTATCCGTTTCCTTTTGATGGACTGAAAGAAATTTTGCAGCGTTATCCCAAGCTGATGGATTGGCGCTGGGTGCAGGAAGAGCCGCGCAACATGGGCGCTTGGAACTTCGTGCAGACGCGGCTCAAATATGTCTTGACGCCGAACCATCGTCTCACGTATGTCGGCCGCGTGCCGAGCGCCAGCCCGGCCACCGGCAGCGCCCGAGTGCATCAGCTCGAGCAGGAGAGGCTGATCAGGCAGGCGTTTGCGTGATAATTTTTCTGACGAATCTTCTGCTTGCTCATTTTTCAGAGGTTTTGTAAATCTGCTTGAATCGAACTAACCCAAGTTCGACAGTGGATGGAGATAAATTCAACATTTACGGGAAAAATTTCCAAAAGTCTTCACGACAAATATGGATTTGGTGTCAACCTCGTTGTAAGAGGGCAATTTTATGGCGAAACGCAACGTTTGATTTTCATTCGGTCAATTCTGAAATTTTGACCACGGCATAGTTCTTTTCGCGCAGGCTGCTGATGAGGCGCGGGAGAACGGTATAAAAATGATCGCCGTCCTGCCGATGGCTGCCGAGATGCGTCAAGATAATGCCGCCGTTGAGGCCACCGTTTTCCTCGTCGGCCATGCTTAGCAGATGCGCAAGGATTTCCTCCGCCGGGCGGTACGCTTTGGAAGTGGTGTCTGCCACCCAATCCATCGTGTCCATGCTCTCCTGCCAACTGCGGCCTTTTGTCCAGCCGACGTGGCGATAACCAAGCTCAGCGGCCCACTGGCGAATCTCCGCGTTATGCTCACCGTACGGCGCGCGCCAGAACGGCGCCATCCTGCTGCCAGTGACTTCCTCGAATAATTTGGCGGTGCGCAAAAGTTGATCGTGCAAAAATTCGCGTGTGACATTCGGCAACGCTGCATTCTGCTTGTCGGCGGCGTAGGTGGTGAGATGTGGATGATTCCAGGTATGATTGCCGACTTCGTGGCCCTCTTGCACGATGCGTTTGGTGATCTCTGGAAATTTTTGAATGAAACCGCCGGTCAAAAAAATTGTGACCTGCAAATTATTCTCTTTCAGAATGTCGAGAATTGGCAGCGCTGCGTTGTCGCTGGAGCCGCCGTCGAAAGTCAACGCCACCTGCTTGCGCTCGATGCTGCCGCGGCTCAAGTCGTTCGCCAAATAATTCACCGTCGGCGGGCCGGAGATGATGGTGATATTTTGCAGTGCCACCGGCTTGCCGTCATGGCCAAGCGCCTGAACGACAAATTGATTTTGCCCCGGCTTAAGCTTGATCGACGGCAGCGTGAAGTGCCCTTTGTGCGGCAATGTCACCGCCCTCACCCAATCGCCCTGCACCAGGCTGATAATGTGACCATCCGGCGCTTCGCCTTCGATGGTCATTTGATTGCTCGTTATCATCGCCGCGGCGGGCTTGGTTACTCTCAAAAAAGCTTGGTTGGTGTCGGCCGGGCCGTTGGAAGATTTTTTTGCAGCAGGCACCATTTTCCAAAGCTGTTCGAGGTGCGCCAAACGATTGTGCAATTGACGATTGTCCCGCCACAGCAGCGCGATGCCAATCAGCGGCGAAGCGAGCAGCGCGATGGCGACCATGCTGATGATCAGATCGTAAAATTTAAACGCCTTTCCCAAGCCGCGCGGTTTTCGGAGGCCGGATTTTTCAGCGAGCCACGGCAATATCCAGTGCCAAATGGGCTGCAAGGTTTCAGCGACGGGCTTGAAAAACGAGCGCAGGCTTTCGCGCAGCAAAAAACGCCGGTGGCAACGCTCGCTGCAGAAATAATGACGGCTGCGGAGGAGTTGACATTGGGTGCAAATAAACCCGGCGCAGGTAAAACAGCGCCGGCGCACGGAGATATCAGGATGGTTTTTGCAAAATCCAGTTGGCATAATCGTTGTGCAGTTTTCG is part of the candidate division KSB1 bacterium genome and encodes:
- a CDS encoding polysaccharide deacetylase family protein, which encodes MQPIWHWILPWLAEKSGLRKPRGLGKAFKFYDLIISMVAIALLASPLIGIALLWRDNRQLHNRLAHLEQLWKMVPAAKKSSNGPADTNQAFLRVTKPAAAMITSNQMTIEGEAPDGHIISLVQGDWVRAVTLPHKGHFTLPSIKLKPGQNQFVVQALGHDGKPVALQNITIISGPPTVNYLANDLSRGSIERKQVALTFDGGSSDNAALPILDILKENNLQVTIFLTGGFIQKFPEITKRIVQEGHEVGNHTWNHPHLTTYAADKQNAALPNVTREFLHDQLLRTAKLFEEVTGSRMAPFWRAPYGEHNAEIRQWAAELGYRHVGWTKGRSWQESMDTMDWVADTTSKAYRPAEEILAHLLSMADEENGGLNGGIILTHLGSHRQDGDHFYTVLPRLISSLREKNYAVVKISELTE